A region of Nocardioides alkalitolerans DNA encodes the following proteins:
- a CDS encoding vitamin K epoxide reductase family protein, translated as MAVIGAGVLAGAAYARWFWAGLQVGVTFGIGFVAWLISQSLYEINALCPYCMVVWVVMVPLFWQVTVRNAEAGVLGAGIARSGAVRVARAWSVLAVVLVYLLVALLILQRFWDYWSTLL; from the coding sequence GTGGCGGTGATCGGCGCCGGCGTCCTGGCGGGCGCGGCCTACGCACGCTGGTTCTGGGCCGGGCTGCAGGTCGGCGTCACCTTCGGGATCGGCTTCGTGGCGTGGCTGATCAGCCAGAGCCTCTACGAGATCAACGCCCTGTGCCCCTACTGCATGGTCGTCTGGGTCGTGATGGTGCCGCTGTTCTGGCAGGTGACGGTGCGCAACGCCGAGGCCGGCGTGCTCGGCGCCGGGATCGCCCGCTCGGGCGCGGTCCGCGTCGCCCGCGCCTGGTCGGTGCTCGCCGTCGTGCTCGTCTACCTGCTCGTCGCGCTGCTGATCCTCCAGCGCTTCTGGGACTACTGGTCGACGCTGCTGTGA
- a CDS encoding alpha/beta fold hydrolase, with product MRLTRRAALTGAGIGTAAVLAGGAGVATGVLPGRAQLYSRLGLDGEDGQVPDVEPGDLVSGELVSAARGGRRVGWSLATPPGTSPEGLPLVVVLHARGADHTSAFARDYLGLDRFLAAAVADGMPPVALASIDGGNAYWHERRDGDDRDDPGAMVVDEYLPLLADRGLDTSRLGLLGWSMGGFGALRLAGLLGPDRVRAVAALSPALWREFDDTAPGAFDDAADFEAVTVMGRQGDLDGIPVRVDCGLGDPFCDAAEEYVAGFAQRPAGGFERGDHDRGYWRRLAGPQLRFVGERA from the coding sequence GTGAGGCTCACCCGCAGGGCCGCCCTCACCGGTGCCGGGATCGGCACCGCGGCCGTGCTCGCGGGCGGTGCGGGCGTCGCGACGGGCGTGCTGCCGGGCCGCGCGCAGCTCTACTCCCGCCTCGGTCTCGACGGGGAGGACGGCCAGGTCCCCGACGTCGAGCCCGGCGACCTCGTCAGCGGCGAGCTCGTCTCGGCCGCCCGGGGCGGTCGGCGCGTCGGCTGGAGCCTGGCGACCCCGCCCGGCACGAGCCCCGAGGGCCTCCCCCTCGTCGTCGTGCTCCACGCGCGCGGCGCCGACCACACGTCGGCCTTCGCCCGCGACTACCTCGGCCTCGACCGCTTCCTCGCCGCGGCCGTCGCCGACGGGATGCCGCCGGTGGCGCTCGCCAGCATCGACGGCGGCAACGCCTACTGGCACGAGCGCCGGGACGGGGACGACCGCGACGACCCGGGGGCGATGGTCGTCGACGAGTACCTCCCCCTCCTCGCCGACCGCGGCCTCGACACGAGCCGTCTCGGCCTCCTCGGCTGGTCGATGGGCGGCTTCGGCGCGCTCCGCCTCGCCGGGCTGCTCGGCCCCGACCGCGTGCGCGCCGTCGCCGCGCTCAGCCCGGCGCTGTGGCGGGAGTTCGACGACACCGCGCCGGGTGCGTTCGACGACGCCGCCGACTTCGAGGCGGTGACGGTGATGGGCCGCCAGGGCGACCTCGACGGCATCCCGGTGCGCGTCGACTGCGGCCTCGGGGACCCGTTCTGCGACGCCGCCGAGGAGTACGTCGCGGGGTTCGCCCAGCGACCCGCAGGCGGGTTCGAGCGCGGCGACCACGACCGCGGCTACTGGCGTCGCCTCGCCGGGCCGCAGCTGCGGTTCGTCGGCGAACGGGCCTGA
- a CDS encoding SpoIIE family protein phosphatase: MEPFQSLRSSAGAASPDLLAAYERVDWAATAVGPPSSWSPALVVAVRLVLATPIPSVLFWGDERTYFYNDAIAGVLGDRHPVILGQPAEASFPESWDQVGPLIADVLEHGRSARLEDALVPVQRHGRVEDHWYSYAYSPVRDLDGTIVGVHGVSIETTRQVLAQRRLQLLNALGNATAGAQSLLTLRVAALGLLRTELPAVEVVDLRMPVPVTEAAAPGTRTVVAVTGEVGGTRTAAEESAVPGADRWWTHPDGVGPGHGIVAWEPKEDQARPPGAVRVSSLGSAAWLQEQTILVCRGDAATDEDLGPFLQVVADSISAAVIRIRGLQGERADAASDRALSLELQTAMLASRHDAPQVEGARTASRYVPASARQEVGGDWHDTFPLPEGPLVVTIGDVAGHDGRAAAAMGQLRSLVRGIALATAGAGGRPSPARMTELLDQAIEHFEVGAVATFLLAEVAVEQLDGDAGYTIRWANAGHPPPVLLGPDGTASLLDPGGEMLLGIDPATVRRDLEAVLPAGSTLLLYTDGLVERRGELLDQGIERLRVAVGDAGAGPDADPDALCDHVLTALGPFEDDDVAVLAVRLG, from the coding sequence GTGGAGCCCTTCCAGAGCCTGCGCTCGAGCGCAGGAGCGGCGAGCCCTGACCTGCTCGCGGCGTACGAACGCGTCGACTGGGCCGCCACCGCGGTCGGTCCGCCCTCGTCGTGGTCGCCCGCCCTCGTCGTCGCGGTGCGACTCGTGCTGGCCACCCCGATCCCGTCGGTGCTCTTCTGGGGGGACGAGCGCACGTACTTCTACAACGACGCCATCGCGGGCGTGCTCGGCGACCGCCACCCCGTGATCCTGGGCCAACCGGCCGAGGCCTCGTTCCCGGAGTCGTGGGACCAGGTCGGGCCGCTCATCGCCGACGTGCTCGAGCACGGGCGGTCCGCCCGGCTCGAGGACGCACTCGTGCCGGTGCAGCGCCACGGGCGGGTCGAGGACCACTGGTACAGCTACGCCTACTCCCCCGTGCGCGACCTCGACGGCACGATCGTGGGCGTGCACGGCGTCTCGATCGAGACCACCCGTCAGGTCCTCGCCCAGCGCCGCCTGCAGCTGCTCAACGCCCTCGGCAACGCGACCGCCGGGGCGCAGTCGCTGCTCACCCTGCGCGTCGCCGCTCTCGGGCTGCTCCGCACCGAGCTGCCCGCCGTCGAGGTCGTCGACCTGCGGATGCCGGTGCCGGTCACGGAGGCCGCCGCGCCCGGCACGCGCACGGTCGTCGCCGTCACCGGCGAGGTGGGAGGGACCCGGACCGCCGCGGAGGAGAGCGCCGTCCCGGGTGCAGACCGCTGGTGGACGCACCCCGACGGCGTCGGGCCCGGGCACGGCATCGTGGCGTGGGAGCCGAAGGAGGATCAGGCTCGTCCGCCGGGCGCGGTCCGCGTGAGCTCGCTCGGCTCCGCCGCCTGGCTGCAGGAGCAGACCATCCTGGTCTGCCGGGGCGACGCCGCGACCGACGAGGACCTCGGCCCGTTCCTGCAGGTCGTCGCCGACTCGATCTCCGCCGCGGTGATCCGCATCCGTGGCCTCCAGGGCGAGCGGGCCGACGCCGCCAGCGACCGGGCCCTGTCCCTCGAGCTGCAGACGGCGATGCTCGCCTCCCGCCACGACGCCCCCCAGGTCGAGGGGGCCCGCACGGCGAGCCGCTACGTGCCGGCCTCGGCCCGGCAGGAGGTCGGCGGCGACTGGCACGACACGTTCCCGCTGCCCGAGGGTCCGCTGGTGGTGACCATCGGCGACGTGGCCGGGCACGACGGCCGCGCGGCCGCGGCGATGGGCCAGCTGCGCAGCCTGGTGCGCGGCATCGCGCTCGCGACCGCCGGCGCCGGCGGTCGGCCCAGCCCGGCCCGGATGACCGAGCTGCTCGACCAGGCGATCGAGCACTTCGAGGTGGGCGCCGTCGCGACCTTCCTCCTCGCCGAGGTCGCCGTCGAGCAGCTCGACGGCGACGCGGGCTACACGATCCGCTGGGCCAACGCCGGCCACCCGCCGCCCGTGCTGCTCGGGCCCGACGGCACGGCGTCGCTGCTCGACCCCGGGGGCGAGATGCTGCTCGGCATCGACCCCGCCACGGTGCGCCGCGACCTCGAGGCGGTCCTGCCGGCCGGGTCGACCCTGCTGCTCTACACCGACGGGCTCGTCGAGCGCCGCGGGGAGCTGCTCGACCAGGGCATCGAGCGCCTGCGCGTCGCCGTCGGTGACGCCGGCGCCGGACCGGACGCCGATCCCGACGCCCTGTGCGACCACGTGCTGACGGCCCTCGGGCCCTTCGAGGACGACGACGTCGCCGTCCTCGCCGTACGCCTGGGCTGA
- a CDS encoding VOC family protein — MAVTVQVTFDCGDPGALSAFWAAATGYEIDPPPAGFPSWEAALDAWGVPPERRNDASACSDPAGVGPRFYFQRVPEGKTVKNRLHLDLRAAPGLEGDERMAALEAEAERLVALGATRVERHEAEPGLGKGHVVMRDPEGNEFCLD, encoded by the coding sequence ATGGCGGTGACGGTGCAGGTGACCTTCGACTGCGGGGACCCCGGGGCGTTGAGCGCCTTCTGGGCGGCGGCGACGGGCTACGAGATCGATCCGCCCCCGGCGGGGTTCCCCAGCTGGGAGGCGGCGCTCGACGCCTGGGGCGTGCCGCCCGAGCGGCGCAACGACGCCTCGGCGTGCAGCGACCCCGCCGGGGTCGGGCCGCGGTTCTACTTCCAGCGGGTGCCCGAGGGGAAGACGGTCAAGAACCGGCTGCACCTCGACCTGCGCGCCGCGCCGGGGCTCGAGGGCGACGAACGGATGGCGGCGCTCGAGGCCGAGGCCGAGCGGTTGGTGGCGCTGGGCGCGACCCGCGTCGAGCGCCACGAGGCGGAGCCGGGTCTGGGCAAGGGGCACGTCGTGATGCGCGACCCCGAGGGCAACGAGTTCTGCCTCGACTGA
- a CDS encoding transcriptional regulator, producing MPETTTERVLRLLGLLQQRRTWTGPELAAELGVTDRCVRRDVARLRDLGYPVNAAQGVGGGYQLGAGAALPPLLLAPDEAIATTVSLLLAAGGTVAGAADATLRTLAKLDQVLPPRLRAEVRAMAETTATLERGGVQVDGGTLMRLAGATRDRVRVRFAYARPGGGPTERDVEPSGLVATGRRWYLLAWDTDRDAWRTFRVDRIGDLVVTTWRCSRPPHPDPATYVHSSVTASPYRFVATARVALPLDEVRELLGPQTARAEPDPEPGWTRIVAGADDLEWMVLRLAEIDAPLELLDPPGLRTAAAALAERLGRMAGG from the coding sequence GTGCCGGAGACGACCACGGAGCGGGTGCTGCGCCTGCTCGGCCTGCTGCAGCAGCGCCGCACGTGGACGGGTCCCGAGCTCGCGGCGGAGCTCGGGGTCACCGACCGCTGCGTACGGCGCGACGTCGCCCGCCTGCGCGACCTCGGCTACCCCGTCAACGCGGCCCAGGGCGTGGGCGGCGGCTACCAGCTGGGCGCGGGCGCCGCGCTGCCGCCGCTGCTGCTCGCGCCGGACGAGGCCATCGCGACGACCGTGTCGCTGCTGCTCGCGGCCGGCGGCACCGTTGCGGGCGCCGCCGACGCAACCCTCCGCACCCTCGCCAAGCTCGACCAGGTGCTGCCGCCCCGCCTGCGCGCCGAGGTGCGCGCCATGGCGGAGACGACGGCCACCCTGGAGCGGGGCGGCGTGCAGGTCGACGGCGGCACGCTCATGCGGCTGGCGGGCGCCACCCGCGACCGCGTGCGGGTCCGCTTCGCCTACGCCCGGCCCGGCGGCGGGCCCACGGAGCGCGACGTCGAGCCCTCGGGCCTCGTCGCCACCGGTCGTCGGTGGTACCTGCTCGCCTGGGACACCGACCGCGACGCCTGGCGCACCTTCCGCGTCGACCGGATCGGCGACCTCGTCGTCACGACCTGGCGCTGCAGCCGTCCGCCGCACCCGGATCCCGCGACGTACGTGCACAGCAGCGTCACGGCCTCGCCGTACCGGTTCGTCGCCACGGCGCGCGTCGCGCTCCCGCTCGACGAGGTGCGCGAGCTGCTCGGACCCCAGACCGCCCGGGCCGAGCCGGACCCCGAGCCCGGGTGGACGCGGATCGTGGCGGGGGCGGACGACCTGGAGTGGATGGTGCTACGCCTTGCGGAGATCGACGCCCCGCTGGAGCTCCTCGACCCGCCCGGGCTCCGCACCGCCGCCGCTGCCCTCGCCGAGCGCCTCGGACGCATGGCCGGCGGCTGA
- a CDS encoding DUF3817 domain-containing protein — MSPRRLFRVVAVTEACTWALLLAGMFLKYVTETTEAVVSVGGMLHGIAFIAFLLTTIVVAQDQRWSFRRTITGLASAIPPFFTIWFDLATERKGLLGDTWRLASEPASGGLEKPVSWLVRKPLQGLAAGVVAVAVLTGLALLAGPPVG, encoded by the coding sequence ATGTCGCCCCGCCGCCTGTTCCGCGTCGTCGCCGTCACCGAGGCCTGCACCTGGGCCCTCCTGCTCGCCGGGATGTTCCTGAAGTACGTCACGGAGACGACCGAGGCGGTCGTCAGCGTCGGCGGCATGCTCCACGGCATCGCGTTCATCGCGTTCCTGCTGACGACGATCGTCGTCGCGCAGGACCAGCGGTGGTCGTTCCGCCGGACCATCACGGGCCTCGCCTCCGCGATCCCGCCCTTCTTCACCATCTGGTTCGACCTCGCGACGGAGCGGAAGGGCCTGCTCGGCGACACGTGGCGGCTGGCGAGCGAGCCGGCGTCCGGTGGCCTCGAGAAGCCGGTCTCGTGGCTGGTGCGCAAGCCGCTGCAGGGCCTGGCCGCCGGCGTCGTCGCCGTCGCGGTGCTGACCGGCCTGGCGCTCCTCGCGGGTCCGCCGGTCGGCTGA
- the purQ gene encoding phosphoribosylformylglycinamidine synthase subunit PurQ, translating to MRIGVVTFPGSLDDVDAQRAVRIGGNEAVALWHGDEDLRGVDAIVLPGGFSYGDYLRCGAISRFSPVMTSVVEAAGKGMPVLGICNGFQVLCESHLLPGALIRNDHRKFICRDQRLRIENASTAWTSAYEAGQEITVVLKNGEGAYVADEATLDRLEGEGQVVARYVGNPNGSQRDIAGVTNVAGNVVGLMPHPEHAVEDLTGPGTDGLGFFTSLVERAFA from the coding sequence GTGAGGATCGGCGTCGTCACCTTCCCCGGCTCGCTCGACGACGTCGACGCGCAGCGCGCGGTCCGCATCGGCGGCAACGAGGCCGTGGCGCTCTGGCACGGCGACGAGGACCTCCGCGGCGTCGACGCGATCGTCCTGCCGGGCGGTTTCTCCTACGGCGACTACCTGCGGTGCGGCGCCATCTCGCGCTTCTCGCCGGTCATGACCTCCGTGGTGGAGGCAGCCGGGAAGGGCATGCCCGTCCTCGGCATCTGCAACGGCTTCCAGGTGCTCTGCGAGTCCCACCTGCTCCCCGGCGCGCTGATCCGCAACGACCACCGCAAGTTCATCTGCCGCGACCAGCGCCTGCGCATCGAGAACGCGTCGACGGCGTGGACCTCGGCGTACGAGGCCGGTCAGGAGATCACGGTCGTCCTCAAGAACGGCGAGGGGGCGTACGTCGCGGACGAGGCGACGCTCGACCGCCTGGAGGGCGAGGGCCAGGTCGTGGCGCGCTACGTGGGCAACCCCAACGGGTCGCAGCGCGACATCGCCGGCGTCACCAACGTCGCGGGCAACGTCGTCGGCCTCATGCCGCACCCCGAGCACGCGGTGGAGGACCTCACCGGGCCGGGCACGGACGGCCTCGGCTTCTTCACGTCGCTCGTCGAGCGCGCGTTCGCCTGA
- the purS gene encoding phosphoribosylformylglycinamidine synthase subunit PurS, which produces MARVVVDVMPKPEILDPQGKAVAGALPRLGFTGISEVRQGKRFELEVAEVTDEVLAQVHEAAEKLLSNPVIENFTVRVEDQA; this is translated from the coding sequence GTGGCCCGTGTGGTCGTCGACGTCATGCCCAAGCCCGAGATCCTCGACCCGCAGGGCAAGGCGGTGGCCGGCGCCCTGCCGCGCCTCGGCTTCACCGGCATCAGCGAGGTCCGCCAGGGCAAGCGCTTCGAGCTCGAGGTCGCCGAGGTCACCGACGAGGTGCTCGCGCAGGTCCACGAGGCCGCCGAGAAGCTGCTCTCCAACCCCGTGATCGAGAACTTCACGGTGCGCGTGGAGGACCAGGCGTGA
- a CDS encoding acyltransferase family protein, which produces MTPPTATLQRSPEAGPAPRPAAGAAPAVDPHTSPQPAGTPHPPRVRAIDGLRGVAVTAVVLYHLFPTLVPGGYLGVDVFFVISGFVITASLVHQRRTEDGPGLVRFWVRRAQRLLPALLTLLLAVAAAAALVGPVVSGRLREQVLSALTFTSNWFQASAEFSYFEHTDPPLLQHLWSLAVEEQFYLVWPLLLALLLVAVRRPRTRVVVVLAAAAASAGAMAWLHTPGQDPSRLYFGTDTHGFGLLLGAAAALAVPLLTGTPRTPRVAAVQRALTHPVVPIAAALAVLLAMARLRDDLDLTYRGGIAAVALATALLLVGLVVRGGGPVRAVLVVRPVVWLGERSYGIYLWHWPVLVLLRGAFPDSSGMLRGALTVYLTLAAASLSWRYVERPVLRHGFRGAARRAWRVVRADLLPRGVVLVVGLAVLALLAGQGLRQAPDRGQVESLVATGQDALADAGASLEDGPAAEPSPEAEQPAPPALADASPAEIGAQTVVIGDSVTLAAAPGLVAELPGVGVDAAVGRQLAEAPAIVTALREAGRLRPYLVVALGTNGDISSRDLSAIVAAMGEGHRLVLVTAHGDRPWMPEVNRKLQAFVTAHPWVGLARWDQAAAQVTDFASDGIHPGEQGGAVFARTVVETLRTLP; this is translated from the coding sequence ATGACTCCTCCCACCGCCACCCTCCAGCGGTCGCCCGAGGCCGGTCCCGCGCCGCGTCCGGCGGCCGGGGCGGCCCCGGCGGTCGACCCGCACACGAGCCCCCAGCCCGCCGGCACGCCCCACCCGCCGCGGGTGCGCGCCATCGACGGGCTCCGCGGGGTCGCGGTCACGGCCGTGGTGCTCTACCACCTCTTCCCGACGCTGGTGCCCGGCGGCTACCTCGGCGTCGACGTCTTCTTCGTGATCTCCGGCTTCGTCATCACGGCGAGCCTGGTCCACCAGCGCCGGACCGAGGACGGCCCGGGCCTGGTCCGGTTCTGGGTACGGCGCGCCCAGCGTCTCCTGCCCGCCCTCCTGACCCTGCTCCTCGCCGTCGCCGCGGCCGCGGCGCTCGTCGGCCCCGTCGTGAGCGGGCGCCTGCGGGAGCAGGTGCTGTCGGCGCTGACCTTCACCAGCAACTGGTTCCAGGCGAGCGCCGAGTTCTCGTACTTCGAGCACACCGACCCGCCACTGCTGCAGCACCTGTGGTCCCTGGCGGTGGAGGAGCAGTTCTACCTCGTCTGGCCGCTGCTCCTCGCGCTCCTCCTCGTCGCGGTCCGGCGCCCCCGCACCCGGGTCGTCGTCGTGCTCGCCGCGGCCGCCGCCAGTGCCGGCGCCATGGCGTGGCTCCACACACCCGGCCAGGACCCGAGCCGGCTCTACTTCGGCACCGACACCCACGGCTTCGGCCTCCTGCTCGGCGCGGCCGCCGCGCTCGCGGTGCCCCTCTTGACGGGCACGCCGCGCACCCCCCGGGTGGCCGCCGTGCAGCGCGCGCTGACGCACCCCGTCGTACCGATCGCGGCAGCGCTCGCCGTGCTCCTCGCCATGGCGAGGCTGCGCGACGACCTCGACCTGACCTACCGGGGCGGCATCGCCGCCGTCGCCCTGGCGACGGCCCTGCTCCTCGTCGGGCTCGTCGTCCGCGGCGGCGGACCGGTCCGCGCGGTGCTCGTCGTCCGTCCCGTCGTGTGGCTCGGCGAGCGGAGCTACGGGATCTACCTGTGGCACTGGCCCGTGCTCGTGCTGCTGCGCGGCGCGTTCCCCGACAGCTCCGGGATGCTGCGGGGCGCCCTGACGGTCTACCTCACCCTCGCGGCGGCCTCGCTGAGCTGGCGGTACGTCGAGCGCCCGGTCCTGCGGCACGGCTTCCGCGGCGCCGCGCGGAGGGCCTGGCGCGTGGTGCGGGCGGACCTGCTCCCCCGCGGTGTCGTGCTCGTCGTCGGCCTCGCGGTCCTCGCCCTCCTCGCCGGACAGGGCCTGCGCCAGGCGCCGGACCGCGGCCAGGTGGAGAGCCTCGTCGCGACCGGGCAGGACGCGCTGGCCGACGCCGGGGCGTCGCTGGAGGACGGCCCGGCGGCGGAGCCGTCGCCCGAGGCGGAGCAACCGGCGCCGCCCGCGCTGGCGGACGCGTCCCCTGCCGAGATCGGCGCGCAGACCGTCGTCATCGGCGACTCCGTCACCCTCGCCGCGGCCCCCGGTCTCGTGGCGGAGCTGCCCGGCGTCGGCGTCGACGCCGCCGTCGGACGCCAGCTCGCCGAGGCACCCGCGATCGTCACCGCGCTGCGGGAGGCGGGCCGGCTGCGGCCCTACCTCGTCGTCGCGCTCGGCACGAACGGCGACATCAGCAGCCGCGACCTGAGCGCGATCGTCGCGGCCATGGGCGAGGGACACCGGCTGGTGCTCGTCACCGCCCACGGCGACCGCCCCTGGATGCCCGAGGTCAACCGCAAGCTCCAGGCCTTCGTGACGGCGCACCCCTGGGTCGGGCTCGCCCGCTGGGACCAGGCCGCCGCCCAGGTCACCGACTTCGCCTCCGACGGCATCCACCCCGGCGAGCAGGGCGGCGCCGTCTTCGCGCGCACGGTCGTGGAGACGCTGCGCACCCTGCCCTGA